A single genomic interval of Patescibacteria group bacterium harbors:
- a CDS encoding helix-turn-helix transcriptional regulator, giving the protein MTNINISQALARNIKKIRKDKGLSQDKLSKLAGVTLYTITKIEIGATRNPRIETVKRIADALEISIDELLN; this is encoded by the coding sequence ATGACAAATATTAATATTTCACAAGCGCTAGCAAGAAACATTAAGAAAATCCGTAAAGATAAAGGATTGTCACAGGACAAGCTTTCTAAACTTGCGGGAGTAACACTGTACACTATCACAAAGATAGAGATAGGAGCAACCCGTAATCCAAGGATAGAAACAGTTAAAAGAATTGCCGATGCCCTAGAAATTAGCATAGATGAGTTATTAAATTAA
- a CDS encoding lmo0937 family membrane protein, whose amino-acid sequence MLIQIAVVLIILWFLGIIMSFTLGGLIHALLVVALIIIVVRLLKGQKII is encoded by the coding sequence ATGTTGATTCAAATTGCGGTTGTTCTAATCATTTTATGGTTCCTTGGTATAATTATGTCTTTTACTCTTGGTGGGTTAATTCACGCTCTTTTAGTTGTAGCGCTTATAATCATTGTTGTAAGGCTACTCAAAGGACAGAAAATAATTTAG
- a CDS encoding YggT family protein, which translates to MDSSHSSSTTKSLYRGTQIVWYILGILEVLLAFRFVLKLFAANSSAIFSSFIYNVSYPFATPFLNVFSASRVGNNIFEWTTILAMLVYFLIAWGIVKMFFMSKTVSTPEAAVKMDNEEK; encoded by the coding sequence ATGGATTCATCACATTCTTCGTCGACTACAAAGTCATTGTATCGTGGAACTCAAATCGTTTGGTATATCTTGGGTATACTGGAAGTACTACTAGCATTTCGTTTTGTTTTAAAACTGTTTGCTGCTAACTCTTCAGCTATTTTTAGTAGTTTTATTTACAATGTAAGTTATCCTTTCGCTACTCCATTCCTTAATGTTTTTTCTGCTTCCAGAGTTGGAAATAATATTTTTGAATGGACCACAATTTTAGCTATGTTGGTTTATTTCTTAATAGCCTGGGGCATAGTTAAAATGTTTTTTATGAGCAAAACTGTTTCTACTCCTGAAGCTGCGGTTAAAATGGATAATGAAGAAAAATAA